The nucleotide sequence ACACCCCCAACACCCGCGCATATGCTTGGGTCGCCATATGGAGCGCAGCATTGTCGTGCAGGCGCAAATCGCGGCGATGCCACAGCAGGGCCAACGCGTCCCGAGTCATGCCAATTTCTCCTTGCTAGCGGGGTCCAATCAATTCTCAGTCCAGAAGCGATCGGATAGATATTTATCTGCGCTATCGCACAAAATGGTAACGACAATCCCTGCTTCTAACTCGCGGGCGATTTCGATCGCCGCTAAGACATTGGCTCCGGCTGAAATACCTACCATAAGCCCTTCTTCGCGGGCAAGGCGCTTCACCATCTGCTGAGCGGCCTCGGTGGAGATTGCAATTTGGCGATCGGGCACGTGTGGGTCGTAGATGGGGGGAACGATCGATGTTTCCATATGCTTGAGACCTTCCAAGCCGTGAAAGGGGGAATCGGGCTGCATGGCCACAATTTGAATGGCTGGATTGAACTGCCGCAGGCGGCGACCCACTCCCATACAGGTACCGCTAGTGCCCAAACCGGTGACAAAGTGGGTGATTTGTCTTTCGGTCTGTTCGTAGAGTTCGACAGCGGTGGTATGGTAATGGGCTTTCCAGTTAGCAGGGTTGCTGTACTGATCGGGATAGAAATAGCGTTCGGGGTTGGCTTGGTAAATCTCTTTGGCCTTGAGAATCGCCCCATCGGAGCCTTGACCGGGATCGGTCAGGACCAGTTCGACGCCATAGGCCGACAGAATTTTTTTGCGTTCTTCGCTGGCATTAGAGGGGAGGGCTAGTTTGACGCGATAGCCTTTGGCGGCTCCAATCCAGGCATAGGCAATGCCAGTGTTTCCAGAGGTAGAATCTAGAATCACCTTGTCCGGCGTGAGAGCCCCCGATTGCTCCCCGGATTCAATCATGTTCAGGGCGGGGCGGTCTTTGACCGAGCCGCCGGGGTTAAACCATTCTGCTTTACCGTAAACCTTGACGGTGGGCGGCAGATCGGCCGCGACTCGCCTGAGACGGATTAGGGGGGTGTTGCCG is from Synechococcus sp. PCC 7336 and encodes:
- a CDS encoding PLP-dependent cysteine synthase family protein, with the translated sequence MLQRDTKPAALTVESPLELVGNTPLIRLRRVAADLPPTVKVYGKAEWFNPGGSVKDRPALNMIESGEQSGALTPDKVILDSTSGNTGIAYAWIGAAKGYRVKLALPSNASEERKKILSAYGVELVLTDPGQGSDGAILKAKEIYQANPERYFYPDQYSNPANWKAHYHTTAVELYEQTERQITHFVTGLGTSGTCMGVGRRLRQFNPAIQIVAMQPDSPFHGLEGLKHMETSIVPPIYDPHVPDRQIAISTEAAQQMVKRLAREEGLMVGISAGANVLAAIEIARELEAGIVVTILCDSADKYLSDRFWTEN